The Canis lupus baileyi chromosome 11, mCanLup2.hap1, whole genome shotgun sequence genome includes a window with the following:
- the LOC140600491 gene encoding LOW QUALITY PROTEIN: rap1 GTPase-GDP dissociation stimulator 1-like (The sequence of the model RefSeq protein was modified relative to this genomic sequence to represent the inferred CDS: inserted 1 base in 1 codon; deleted 1 base in 1 codon), whose product MADTLSDTLKKLKITAVDRTEDSLEGCLDCLLQALAQNNMETSEKIQGSGILQLFVSLLIPQSSCTAKVANVIAEVAKNECMCIPCMDTGLTSPLVQLLNSKDQEVLLQMGRALGSICYDSHEGRSAVDQAGGAQIVIDHLRSLCSITDPTNEKLLTVFCGMLMNYSNEKDSLQAQLINMGVIPTAVKLLGIHCQNAAHTEMCLVAFGNLAELESSKEQFASMNVAEELVKLFKKQIEHDKKEIILEVLSLLAENDAIKLHLVEAGLVECLLQIVQQKVDSDKGHDIAELKTASDLMVFLLLGFESMQKLFEEGKGNVFQRVLSWIPLNNHQLQLAGALAIANFARNGGNCIHMVDNGIVEKLMDLLDRHVEDGNVTVQHAALMXLRNLAIPVVKKAKMLSAGVTEAVLKFLKSEMPPIQFKLLGTLRMLIDAQAEAAEQLGKNVKLVERLVEWCKAKDHAGVMGESNRLLSALIHHNKSKDVIKTIVQSGGTKHPVTMATSEHVVMQNEALVALALIAALELSTAEKDLESAKLVQNSHRLLEDERSAPEIKYNSTVLICALMGSESLQKEVQDLAFLEVVSKHRSHAEFQYILGLHGLRWTRWRAIDQGS is encoded by the exons ATGGCAGATACTCTCAGTGATACCTTGAAGAAGTTGAAGATAACAGCTGTTGACAGAACCGAAGATAGTTTAGAAGGATGCTTGGATTGTCTGCTTCAAGCCCTGGCTCAAAATAATATGGAAACGAGTGAA AAAATCCAAGGAAGTGGAATACTTCAGCTGTTTGTAAGTCTGTTGATTCCACAGTCTTCCTGCACAGCCAAAGTAGCTAATGTCATAGCAGAAGTAGCCAAAAATGAATGTATGTGTATTCCATGTATGGATACTGGATTGACTTCACCATTGGTGCAGCTGCTAAATAGCAAAGACCAGGAAGTGCTACTTCAAATGGGCAGGGCTCTGGGAAGCATATGTTACGATAGCCATGAGGGCAGAAGTGCAGTTGATCAAGCAGGTGGTGCACAGATTGTAATTGACCATTTAAGGTCACTATGCAGTATAACAGATCCCACCAATGAAAAGCTCTTGACTGTCTTTTGTGGTATGCTGATGAACTACAGCAATGAGAAAGATTCCCTTCAAGCTCAGCTTATCAATATGGGTGTTATACCTACCGCAGTGAAATTACTGGGCATCCATTGCCAAAATGCAGCTCATACAGAAATGTGTCTTGTTGCATTTGGTAACTTAGCAGAACTTGAGTCAAGTAAAGAACAGTTTGCCAGTATGAACGTTGCTGAAGAGCTAGTAAAactctttaagaaacaaatagaacatgataaaaaggaaattattttggaaGTTCTTTCTCTACTGGCAGAAAATGATGCTATTAAACTACATCTGGTTGAAGCAGGCCTGGTAGAGTGTCTACTACAGATTGTTCAGCAGAAAGTGGATAGTGACAAAGGGCATGATATTGCTGAGCTCAAAACGGCTTCAGATCTAATGGTTTTTCTACTTCTTGGATTTGAATCCATGCAGAAATtatttgaagaaggaaaaggtAATGTGTTTCAAAGGGTGCTGTCCTGGATTCCATTAAATAACCACCAGCTACAGCTTGCTGGAGCATTGGCAATTGCAAATTTTGCCAGAAACGGTGGAAACTGTATCCACATGGTAGACAATGGAATTGTAGAAAAACTTATGGATTTACTGGACAGACATGTAGAAGATGGGAATGTAACTGTACAGCATGCAGCATTAA ACCTCAGAAATCTCGCCATTCCAGTtgtaaaaaaagcaaagatgttATCAGCTGGAGTCACAGAGGCAGTTTTGAAATTCCTTAAGTCTGAAATGCCTCCAATTCAGTTCAAACTTTTGGGAACCTTAAGAATGTTAATAGATGCACAAGCAGAAGCTGCTGAACAACTGGGAAAGAATGTTAAATTAGTGGAGCGTTTGGTAGAATGGTGCAAAGCCAAAGATCATGCTGGTGTGATGGGGGAGTCCAACAGACTGCTGTCTGCCCTCATTCATCACAATAAATCAAAAGATGTAATTAAAACCATTGTACAGAGTGGTGGCACCAAGCATCCTGTTACCATGGCAACTAGTGAACATGTAGTAATGCAGAATGAAGCCCTTGTTGCTTTGGCACTAATAGCAGCTTTAGAGTTGAGCACTGCTGAGAAAGATCTAGAAAGTGCTAAACTTGTACAGAATTCACACAGACTGCTGGAAGATGAAAGAAGTGCTCCGGAAATCAAATATAATTCCACGGTCCTTATTTGTGCTCTCATGGGATCTGAATCTCTACAAAAGGAAGTACAGGATTTGGCCTTTCTAGAGGTTGTATCTAAACATCGCAGTCatgca